One Haloplanus vescus DNA window includes the following coding sequences:
- the rpmD gene encoding 50S ribosomal protein L30 — protein MEALVQIRGEVNISGEVQDTLEMLNLHAVNQCTLVPETDAYRGMITKVNDYVAHGEPSADVVATLIRRRAEPLEGAADIDDEWVAENTDYADIDALAAALVDDEATLRDAGLAPSIRLHPPRSGHDGVKHPTIESGQLGQHSTEQIDELLEAMR, from the coding sequence ATGGAAGCACTCGTCCAGATTCGCGGTGAGGTGAACATCTCCGGCGAGGTGCAGGACACGCTCGAAATGCTCAACCTGCACGCCGTCAACCAGTGTACGCTGGTGCCCGAGACGGACGCCTACCGCGGCATGATCACGAAGGTCAACGACTACGTCGCCCACGGCGAACCGTCGGCCGACGTCGTCGCGACGCTCATCCGTCGACGCGCCGAACCCCTCGAGGGCGCGGCCGATATCGACGACGAGTGGGTGGCCGAGAACACCGACTACGCCGACATCGACGCGCTGGCGGCGGCGCTGGTCGACGACGAGGCGACGCTCCGCGACGCGGGGCTCGCCCCGTCGATTCGGCTGCACCCGCCGCGTAGCGGCCACGACGGCGTCAAGCACCCGACCATCGAGAGCGGCCAGCTGGGCCAGCACTCGACCGAGCAGATAGACGAACTGCTGGAGGCCATGCGATGA